Genomic window (Ornithodoros turicata isolate Travis unplaced genomic scaffold, ASM3712646v1 ctg00000882.1, whole genome shotgun sequence):
GCTGATCCTTTTCAAGCACTTGGCATGCTGGACGACAGAGGACGTAGTAGCATTTAAAGTCAATTCCCGGATGGATGCTTACAAAGTTCCAATGACTGCACACGTCATGGAAAGACTGAAGGCCTTAAACCATGTTGACTTCAAATTGTACGAACATTTTTCTGCAGCTCTCGATGAAAAAGTGAGATCTTTTGGTGAACAACAAATGGCTGAAGAAGTGAGAGAACTAAGGACGCTGCGGGAAAAATATCACGATCTTTGTGTTGAAGCCGAAGTTGGACTGAGAACGCTTACAAAGAAGGGAGGAGGCAAAAAAGTGCTGGGTTTCAAACTGAAGGATGACAGTGAGAGGTGCCGTCATATGACGATGACAGGTATGCAGCTGCATGAACTCATTCGTGATAGGCAAAAAAAGCTAATACATAGAACTGTGCAAAAACCGCTAGCTAACTTCACCTAGCTATGCTTAGAACTGTTTTATATTtcttcggtggtggtggtggtaatttTGAGCAGCTTTTCTTATTTATCGTGTACACCACAAGCAGACCTATaaaattacttttccaaagtaattgaattacgattacaattacatgttcacaaaagtaattaaattaca
Coding sequences:
- the LOC135375499 gene encoding galactosylceramide sulfotransferase-like translates to MPDDSLYVTTLRRPEEAFESLFSYCDFETHLRKGLEDFVSDVNITARLKEHRVSYNRYGFNQMSFDLGFRSEDVDNATVVDEFVKSVGETFHLVMVADRLDESLILFKHLACWTTEDVVAFKVNSRMDAYKVPMTAHVMERLKALNHVDFKLYEHFSAALDEKVRSFGEQQMAEEVRELRTLREKYHDLCVEAEVGLRTLTKKGGGKKVLGFKLKDDSERCRHMTMTGMQLHELIRDRQKKLIHRTVQKPLANFT